The region TGATGTTTTAAAGTTTTCTTCTTGCAGGTTGCTGTACGCTTACTGAGGAGTCTTCAAAAGCACATTGACTTCTGCAGTCCAAAAATGAGCTGTACAAAGTAAGTGCTACTGCTGTCAAACTCTTAGTAACTTTATAACGTCGCATCAACAAATGTCAGAAGTTATTATTTTCACACTTGTTGCATTATATAAAATGTTGTATTCTGCATCAAATGTGTAGACTGTAGACACAAGTCTGCAAATattaattaaatataaatttaaataattaagaaatgtcaaatgcatgtttttgttttacttatttatgtatacatgtttatttattttagtcatgTTTATGTGCAAAACAATGCCACGAAATGAGTTTAAAGAATAATTTGGCCCAAAACAACATTATCTCTTTGAAATCTGAGATATAACATAATCTCTTCTATGAATCTTAACAAATGTGAAATGTCTTGAACTGGTTTTAATCTGGTTTTCAACTGCATTAAaacaaaagtgttttgttttatttctttttgaagCATTTGGTCAAAACAACACATTTGAAAAATTCCATCaatgcggattttttttttttttggggggggggggggggtccattttTGTAATCTTACTAAGATTGTAGAATATCTATGTATGCAGCAAACCCATACTTCATTTAGGTTGGATTATTTTCTAGTTTCTAAAAATGATTAATTACAAAATCCAATGAATACATGGTGTAAATTTTCATCAGtatcagattattattattataacttttTTGccatttgtaataaaaaaaatcaataatcagTTTGTGATTACTTTTGCTCAGTAAAGTTTTTGTAAATGTCTTTGTGCTTCTTCAGAGCCAAAacctgtttagtttttttttttacctgcatgTATGACCTCATTGGTGGCAGTCATAATTATTCATGCAGCACTCTCCTTTTAACCCTGTCTCCTCCTGCTCTCCAGGGTGCTCTCTGCTTTCGGTGGCCACCCACAGGCTGCCGTGACGCCCGTTGACCTCGCCATGTGTTTGAGGCTGAGCCAGCGGCAGTCTCTTTATCAGCTCCTGACCCCGTCGCCTCTGACAGCCTCCCAGCGCCTCTGCCAGCCCGCCTCCTGTCCACAGAGGAGCAGCCTTTGCTCTCCACATCACTTCTCCTTATCTTCTCCTTCATCACGTCCCTCCTCCTCTTCGGAGCCTTGGAGCCGTTTCCGTAGGGACACCGGCGCTCCGATCAAGAAGCGTGTGGTGTTTGCAGATGCCAAAGGTTTGGCTCTCGCCACGGTGCGTCTGTTCAACCCAGAGCCTTCGTCACCTACTAACACACTCATGACAAATCCCTCCTCAGCTAAACTCCGAGCGAAGCCGTCGTCGTCGGGTAAGGTGCATCACTACAAGTGGAGGCTTGGTTTCCCGCAGCCATTGCTGGACTTTAAGTCTTTCCTGGCATGACTGCGGCAGGCGCGTGTGCAACTGAGGAGCTGCAAAATCACAGCCGACTGCCTCAGTGGTGAAGTGTGCGTCTCCCATGCTGGTAGAAAGACTGTGCACGTAAGGGTGACCTTTGACTCTTGGTGGAGTCATCATGACATTCCGTGCACATTTGTGCAGCAGCAGCGCTGTGGCGGTTTGGATGTGGATGTTTTTGTCTTTGATGCATCCTTTCCTCCAGACATCGATCCAGGGGACCAAATAGAGTTTTATGTGTCCTTCAGGCCCAGTCCTGGTACAGCGGCACACTGGGACGACAACATGGGCCAGAACTATAGAGTTTATGTGGAAAAAGGGGCCTAGGACACAAAAACCAAGACGCAGCTGCTTCGTGAGGCTGCTCCGCGCTTTGTAAACATGGGACGTGATATGGTTTTTGAGTCGGAAAGAGAAAATTCAGGGCAGAACACAACCTGAATGTGGAAACTGGGTTCCATTAAATATTTAGTCTTTAAGACAGAAATGCATTTTTGGATTTCGAACATTTGTTGACTCAAAATGCATTTTCTGTAGTTTTGTCTAGTATTTAATTTGCTTTTTGATGAACTTTGTGAAATCTCTCTCCAGAGTTGATTCTGCTGAAATGTGTAGAGCACACCCGGTGTTTGAGTGGTGATTTAATCTGTGAAATGTCAGTGTTTTAAAGCCTGCCACACTGTGAAATGCTGCATTTTTGGACTGTGACACTTCGGCCCTGACTGAGAGACGGGGCTCCTGGAGGAAATGTGAAAACATGACATCATTTTGTGTTTAGTCTTTTGTACTTACAGCTACTGAGCCATttccaacaaacaaacaggctgAATAAACCCAAAGTCGTCAGA is a window of Thalassophryne amazonica chromosome 17, fThaAma1.1, whole genome shotgun sequence DNA encoding:
- the si:dkey-242g16.2 gene encoding LOW QUALITY PROTEIN: protein phosphatase 1 regulatory subunit 3C-B (The sequence of the model RefSeq protein was modified relative to this genomic sequence to represent the inferred CDS: substituted 1 base at 1 genomic stop codon) — translated: MSCTKVLSAFGGHPQAAVTPVDLAMCLRLSQRQSLYQLLTPSPLTASQRLCQPASCPQRSSLCSPHHFSLSSPSSRPSSSSEPWSRFRRDTGAPIKKRVVFADAKGLALATVRLFNPEPSSPTNTLMTNPSSAKLRAKPSSSGKVHHYKWRLGFPQPLLDFKSFLAXLRQARVQLRSCKITADCLSGEVCVSHAGRKTVHVRVTFDSWWSHHDIPCTFVQQQRCGGLDVDVFVFDASFPPDIDPGDQIEFYVSFRPSPGTAAHWDDNMGQNYRVYVEKGA